One Epinephelus lanceolatus isolate andai-2023 chromosome 10, ASM4190304v1, whole genome shotgun sequence genomic region harbors:
- the mag gene encoding myelin-associated glycoprotein isoform X4 — protein sequence MWCLELLLPLLLIINDASCQWNVWVPRDISAMTNSCVVIPCTFMYPSGIRPYRGTHGIWYFGQPYPQLFPPVVFKSRTDVVHESYKGRTKLLGDLHQRNCTLLINNVGTEHSGRYYFRADLGGANMYTYPDFSELKVLDQPNIDVPEEIVSDESLELTCYAPDNCPDMTPEIQWMYTDYLPDPEFSSDYLEESNTAVLSSTLTFTPRPMHNGQLLGCRVYFPNTTLVYERLISLDIKYAPRSVWVNVSSEVMEGSSVTLHCEVDSNPPPRISWMFGDQELLWDTASNVSLSLDDITPAQEGIYTCVGDNGYGIMNTSMYLAVKYPPREPLVNDSMTVLEGTTLSLHCSTQGSPAPTLTWLKDGELVGTITADELSVLEIAEITPQGDGQYRCLAENEHGRASSSFNITVEYAPVLLEESKCTVVREGVQCVCMATGNPEPTIEFYLPDLNITINETDGRYNFYTHTDGHTSTGMIKLREKGERVDNGGPAVNVHCSISNMYGRESVLLELQQEKKYMMAVIVGTIGGVAVIAFIIAAVRYVGHNNKK from the exons ATGTGGTGTTTGGAGCTGCTCTTACCACTGCTGTTGATCATCAATG ATGCCAGTTGCCAGTGGAACGTTTGGGTACCCCGGGACATCTCGGCTATGACAAACTCCTGCGTGGTCATCCCATGCACCTTCATGTATCCGTCCGGCATCAGGCCGTACCGTGGCACTCACGGTATCTGGTACTTCGGCCAGCCGTACCCTCAACTCTTCCCTCCTGTTGTCTTCAAATCACGCACAGACGTCGTGCACGAGAGCTACAAGGGCCGCACCAAGCTGCTGGGTGACCTGCATCAGAGGAACTGCACTCTGCTCATCAACAACGTCGGCACAGAGCACTCAGGAAGATACTACTTTCGTGCTGACCTCGGTGGTGCCAACATGTATACGTACCCAGACTTCTCTGAGCTCAAAGTTCTGG ATCAACCCAACATTGACGTCCCAGAGGAGATCGTCAGCGATGAGAGTCTGGAGCTGACGTGCTACGCTCCAGACAACTGCCCTGACATGACTCCAGAGATCCAGTGGATGTACACCGACTACCTGCCTGACCCAGAGTTCAGCTCCGACTATCTGGAGGAGAGCAACACAGCGGTGCTCTCCAGCACCCTCACCTTCACACCCAGACCCATGCACAACGGGCAGCTGCTGGGCTGCAGGGTCTACTTCCCCAACACCACACTGGTCTACGAGAGGCTCATCTCTCTGGACATCAAGT ACGCTCCACGCTCTGTGTGGGTGAACGTGTCCTCAGAGGTGATGGAGGGCAGCTCTGTGACGCTGCACTGCGAGGTGGACAGTAACCCTCCTCCCAGGATCTCCTGGATGTTCGGAGACCAGGAGCTGCTGTGGGACACGGCGTCCAACGTCTCCCTCTCCCTGGACGATATTACGCCAGCGCAGGAGGGAATCTACACCTGCGTCGGGGACAATGGCTACGGCATCATGAACACCTCAATGTACCTGGCCGTCAAGT ACCCTCCCCGAGAGCCCCTGGTAAACGACTCTATGACGGTATTAGAGGGAACCACGTTGTCTCTGCACTGTAGCACCCAGGGCAGCCCAGCCCCAACCCTCACCTGGCTGAAGGATGGAGAGCTGGTGGGCACCATCACTGCAGACGAGCTGTCAGTGCTGGAGATTGCAGAGATCACACCGCAGGGAGACGGACAGTACCGCTGCCTGGCTGAGAACGAGCATGGAAGAGCCAGCAGCTCCTTCAACATCACTGTTGAGT ATGCCCCAGTCCTTCTGGAGGAGTCAAAATGCACAGTGGTGAGGGAGGGCGTCCAGTGTGTCTGCATGGCAACAGGAAACCCTGAGCCCACCATCGAGTTCTACCTGCCCGACCTGAACATCACTATCAACGAAACAGATGGCCGGTACAACTTCTACACGCACACAGATGGACACACCTCCACGGGTATGATCAAGCTGCGGGAGAAAGGCGAGCGGGTAGACAACGGCGGCCCTGCCGTCAACGTCCATTGCAGCATCTCCAACATGTATGGAAGAGAGAGCGTACTcctggagctgcagcaggaga AAAAGTACATGATGGCAGTCATAGTTGGCACCATCGGGGGCGTGGCGGTTATAGCCTTCATCATTGCAGCAGTGAGATACGTTGGCCACAACAACAAGAAGTGA
- the mag gene encoding myelin-associated glycoprotein isoform X2, which translates to MWCLELLLPLLLIINDASCQWNVWVPRDISAMTNSCVVIPCTFMYPSGIRPYRGTHGIWYFGQPYPQLFPPVVFKSRTDVVHESYKGRTKLLGDLHQRNCTLLINNVGTEHSGRYYFRADLGGANMYTYPDFSELKVLDQPNIDVPEEIVSDESLELTCYAPDNCPDMTPEIQWMYTDYLPDPEFSSDYLEESNTAVLSSTLTFTPRPMHNGQLLGCRVYFPNTTLVYERLISLDIKYAPRSVWVNVSSEVMEGSSVTLHCEVDSNPPPRISWMFGDQELLWDTASNVSLSLDDITPAQEGIYTCVGDNGYGIMNTSMYLAVKYPPREPLVNDSMTVLEGTTLSLHCSTQGSPAPTLTWLKDGELVGTITADELSVLEIAEITPQGDGQYRCLAENEHGRASSSFNITVEYAPVLLEESKCTVVREGVQCVCMATGNPEPTIEFYLPDLNITINETDGRYNFYTHTDGHTSTGMIKLREKGERVDNGGPAVNVHCSISNMYGRESVLLELQQEKKYMMAVIVGTIGGVAVIAFIIAAVRYVGHNNKKEKTGIINLWALWQDWRGKS; encoded by the exons ATGTGGTGTTTGGAGCTGCTCTTACCACTGCTGTTGATCATCAATG ATGCCAGTTGCCAGTGGAACGTTTGGGTACCCCGGGACATCTCGGCTATGACAAACTCCTGCGTGGTCATCCCATGCACCTTCATGTATCCGTCCGGCATCAGGCCGTACCGTGGCACTCACGGTATCTGGTACTTCGGCCAGCCGTACCCTCAACTCTTCCCTCCTGTTGTCTTCAAATCACGCACAGACGTCGTGCACGAGAGCTACAAGGGCCGCACCAAGCTGCTGGGTGACCTGCATCAGAGGAACTGCACTCTGCTCATCAACAACGTCGGCACAGAGCACTCAGGAAGATACTACTTTCGTGCTGACCTCGGTGGTGCCAACATGTATACGTACCCAGACTTCTCTGAGCTCAAAGTTCTGG ATCAACCCAACATTGACGTCCCAGAGGAGATCGTCAGCGATGAGAGTCTGGAGCTGACGTGCTACGCTCCAGACAACTGCCCTGACATGACTCCAGAGATCCAGTGGATGTACACCGACTACCTGCCTGACCCAGAGTTCAGCTCCGACTATCTGGAGGAGAGCAACACAGCGGTGCTCTCCAGCACCCTCACCTTCACACCCAGACCCATGCACAACGGGCAGCTGCTGGGCTGCAGGGTCTACTTCCCCAACACCACACTGGTCTACGAGAGGCTCATCTCTCTGGACATCAAGT ACGCTCCACGCTCTGTGTGGGTGAACGTGTCCTCAGAGGTGATGGAGGGCAGCTCTGTGACGCTGCACTGCGAGGTGGACAGTAACCCTCCTCCCAGGATCTCCTGGATGTTCGGAGACCAGGAGCTGCTGTGGGACACGGCGTCCAACGTCTCCCTCTCCCTGGACGATATTACGCCAGCGCAGGAGGGAATCTACACCTGCGTCGGGGACAATGGCTACGGCATCATGAACACCTCAATGTACCTGGCCGTCAAGT ACCCTCCCCGAGAGCCCCTGGTAAACGACTCTATGACGGTATTAGAGGGAACCACGTTGTCTCTGCACTGTAGCACCCAGGGCAGCCCAGCCCCAACCCTCACCTGGCTGAAGGATGGAGAGCTGGTGGGCACCATCACTGCAGACGAGCTGTCAGTGCTGGAGATTGCAGAGATCACACCGCAGGGAGACGGACAGTACCGCTGCCTGGCTGAGAACGAGCATGGAAGAGCCAGCAGCTCCTTCAACATCACTGTTGAGT ATGCCCCAGTCCTTCTGGAGGAGTCAAAATGCACAGTGGTGAGGGAGGGCGTCCAGTGTGTCTGCATGGCAACAGGAAACCCTGAGCCCACCATCGAGTTCTACCTGCCCGACCTGAACATCACTATCAACGAAACAGATGGCCGGTACAACTTCTACACGCACACAGATGGACACACCTCCACGGGTATGATCAAGCTGCGGGAGAAAGGCGAGCGGGTAGACAACGGCGGCCCTGCCGTCAACGTCCATTGCAGCATCTCCAACATGTATGGAAGAGAGAGCGTACTcctggagctgcagcaggaga AAAAGTACATGATGGCAGTCATAGTTGGCACCATCGGGGGCGTGGCGGTTATAGCCTTCATCATTGCAGCAGTGAGATACGTTGGCCACAACAACAAGAA
- the mag gene encoding myelin-associated glycoprotein isoform X3, translated as MWCLELLLPLLLIINDASCQWNVWVPRDISAMTNSCVVIPCTFMYPSGIRPYRGTHGIWYFGQPYPQLFPPVVFKSRTDVVHESYKGRTKLLGDLHQRNCTLLINNVGTEHSGRYYFRADLGGANMYTYPDFSELKVLDQPNIDVPEEIVSDESLELTCYAPDNCPDMTPEIQWMYTDYLPDPEFSSDYLEESNTAVLSSTLTFTPRPMHNGQLLGCRVYFPNTTLVYERLISLDIKYAPRSVWVNVSSEVMEGSSVTLHCEVDSNPPPRISWMFGDQELLWDTASNVSLSLDDITPAQEGIYTCVGDNGYGIMNTSMYLAVKYPPREPLVNDSMTVLEGTTLSLHCSTQGSPAPTLTWLKDGELVGTITADELSVLEIAEITPQGDGQYRCLAENEHGRASSSFNITVEYAPVLLEESKCTVVREGVQCVCMATGNPEPTIEFYLPDLNITINETDGRYNFYTHTDGHTSTGMIKLREKGERVDNGGPAVNVHCSISNMYGRESVLLELQQEKKYMMAVIVGTIGGVAVIAFIIAAVRYVGHNNKNLRQSCWAQSLTPF; from the exons ATGTGGTGTTTGGAGCTGCTCTTACCACTGCTGTTGATCATCAATG ATGCCAGTTGCCAGTGGAACGTTTGGGTACCCCGGGACATCTCGGCTATGACAAACTCCTGCGTGGTCATCCCATGCACCTTCATGTATCCGTCCGGCATCAGGCCGTACCGTGGCACTCACGGTATCTGGTACTTCGGCCAGCCGTACCCTCAACTCTTCCCTCCTGTTGTCTTCAAATCACGCACAGACGTCGTGCACGAGAGCTACAAGGGCCGCACCAAGCTGCTGGGTGACCTGCATCAGAGGAACTGCACTCTGCTCATCAACAACGTCGGCACAGAGCACTCAGGAAGATACTACTTTCGTGCTGACCTCGGTGGTGCCAACATGTATACGTACCCAGACTTCTCTGAGCTCAAAGTTCTGG ATCAACCCAACATTGACGTCCCAGAGGAGATCGTCAGCGATGAGAGTCTGGAGCTGACGTGCTACGCTCCAGACAACTGCCCTGACATGACTCCAGAGATCCAGTGGATGTACACCGACTACCTGCCTGACCCAGAGTTCAGCTCCGACTATCTGGAGGAGAGCAACACAGCGGTGCTCTCCAGCACCCTCACCTTCACACCCAGACCCATGCACAACGGGCAGCTGCTGGGCTGCAGGGTCTACTTCCCCAACACCACACTGGTCTACGAGAGGCTCATCTCTCTGGACATCAAGT ACGCTCCACGCTCTGTGTGGGTGAACGTGTCCTCAGAGGTGATGGAGGGCAGCTCTGTGACGCTGCACTGCGAGGTGGACAGTAACCCTCCTCCCAGGATCTCCTGGATGTTCGGAGACCAGGAGCTGCTGTGGGACACGGCGTCCAACGTCTCCCTCTCCCTGGACGATATTACGCCAGCGCAGGAGGGAATCTACACCTGCGTCGGGGACAATGGCTACGGCATCATGAACACCTCAATGTACCTGGCCGTCAAGT ACCCTCCCCGAGAGCCCCTGGTAAACGACTCTATGACGGTATTAGAGGGAACCACGTTGTCTCTGCACTGTAGCACCCAGGGCAGCCCAGCCCCAACCCTCACCTGGCTGAAGGATGGAGAGCTGGTGGGCACCATCACTGCAGACGAGCTGTCAGTGCTGGAGATTGCAGAGATCACACCGCAGGGAGACGGACAGTACCGCTGCCTGGCTGAGAACGAGCATGGAAGAGCCAGCAGCTCCTTCAACATCACTGTTGAGT ATGCCCCAGTCCTTCTGGAGGAGTCAAAATGCACAGTGGTGAGGGAGGGCGTCCAGTGTGTCTGCATGGCAACAGGAAACCCTGAGCCCACCATCGAGTTCTACCTGCCCGACCTGAACATCACTATCAACGAAACAGATGGCCGGTACAACTTCTACACGCACACAGATGGACACACCTCCACGGGTATGATCAAGCTGCGGGAGAAAGGCGAGCGGGTAGACAACGGCGGCCCTGCCGTCAACGTCCATTGCAGCATCTCCAACATGTATGGAAGAGAGAGCGTACTcctggagctgcagcaggaga AAAAGTACATGATGGCAGTCATAGTTGGCACCATCGGGGGCGTGGCGGTTATAGCCTTCATCATTGCAGCAGTGAGATACGTTGGCCACAACAACAAGAA